The DNA window TCTTCTAAAGTGTTCCGTGCTCACCTGCAAGGACCTATCGGCAGGGTCGGGGTGGGGGTAGAAGGACCAGCCCCTAGCCGGGCCTCTCCTGGAGACGAAGAAGGCTTGGTGGTAAGGGCGTcggcctgggggtgggggaggcgggGGGAGCTGGGGGGCCTGGGGCATCAATGCCACTCTGCGCACCTTTCCGTAGGCCagcccagccctccccaccccaccaaggATTGTCGGCTTTCCCGGGGCAGGGCGTGGCCCCCGTCCCTCCTGTCTCACTGGCAGGTGGGACCAGGCCAGGATCGGGACTGCGAGTCCTCTCGGTAGAGAAGGTGCCCCGCTCGGCCCCGCGGAGGAGCTCTCGCGCGAGGAGAAGGCTCGAAGCTTTGGAAACGTCGGGAAGTACAAAAGGCTGGCGGTTCGGGGGTTTGGGGGAAGCCGGGGCCGCTTCGCCccgcttcctggaggaggggcgGCTGGCCTCCGCCCCCTGGACCTGTCTGCGGGGCCCGAGCTGCGTCCCTGGCTGGCCCTCCCCGTCCGCCCCGCGTCACCCAGGCCAGCCCCGCGCCTACTCCGGGTCCCCGGGCGCGCTGGGCGGGCAGGGCGGGCTGGGCGCGGGCTGCGGGCCGGCCCGGTCCGGGGGCTCCTGCGGAGGCGGCTGGCGCGGGCTGCGGATGCTGGGCCTCAGTGGCCTCCGTGCGCTGCGGAGGAAGAGCGCGGGGTCGGGCATCGGGTCGGTGTCGTCCAGGGCGCCGGCCCCGCGGTCCCAGGCGGCCCAGTCCCGGCCGGGGCCCTTGGCGGTGGCCTCGTGGGCAGCAGGCGGGCGGCGGGCCCGCGGTGCGCGGCGGCGTAGCCGGGGCTCGGCTGCGGCACCGGGGCCCGGGCGCGGGGCCTGCAGTCTCTGGCGCGCCGCGTGCAGCTGGCAGGAGAGGTAGGCGGCCGCCTCGGTGTGCTTCTGCAGCTCGGTGCCCAGCACGGTGGCGCGGTGGCTGCGGCGGCGCAGCTCCTCCAGGAAGCGGCGCTCCTCGGTGCGCAGGCTGCAGCGCAGCGCGGACACCAGAGCCTCGCGCTGTGCCACCTCCCGCCGCAGCTCCGCGTTGGCCGCGGCCCGCGCCTCCAGCTGCGACTCCAGCGCGCGGCACTTGCTCTCGAGCTCCCGTGATGCCGCCTCTGgaacggagcagaggccagaggtgACGTTCTCCGCCTGGCTTGGAACAGAACCTGCACGGCTCAGCCCTCCGTGTAACAAACCCCcaaggctgggcgcaggggctcacttctgcaatgccagcactttgggagttcgaggtgagcggatcatttgaggtcaggagttccagaccagcctggccaacatggtgaaaccccgtctgtactaaaaatacaaaaattagccgggcatggtggtggtgggcgcctgtaatcctagctactcgggaggctaagacaggagactcgcttgaacccgggaggtggaggttgcagtgagctgagatcgcgccagtgcactccagcctgggtgacaaagcgagattccgtctcaataagcaaagaaaaaaacaaaaggaagcccCACTCCTCCCCATGTCCCCACCTACACATCCTACCGCgctccccctccttccccacgCGTCGGCTCCGTGGCCTGCCTTGTTCCGCCCTCCTACCTGTTCTACCCTCTATTTGGCCTCGCCTCTGATTCTTCAGGTTTCAACTTAAGTGCAAACCCATCCCTGGCCCTTTATTCATTCCACAGATAATTTGTGGAGCCCTGACTTTGTGCACTGTGTTAGGTATTGGAGATAGGGCTCATAATAAAACGGTCTCCGCGAAGCTTACCGCATAGTGGGAGAGACATAATAAATAATCACAAATAAGTGTGAGGTTGCAAATGTGACGTGGAAAGTCAATGCTGTGACTGTAACTGGAGAATGTGACCTAATCAGGGAAGTCTTCCCAGCAGAAGATACTTGAGCTAAGATCTGAAGGGTAAACAGTAGTTAAGCAGTGAAGACAGGAGAGAAGGATGCTGCAGACGGAGGGAACAGCTTGTGTAAAAGCCCAGAGAGCAAGAGACGGAAAGAGCTGCGAGTGTGCACAGGAAGGGAGTCAGTGTCCTTGTTTCCTCCATAGGGCATTTctcacatgtcttttttttttttttttttttttttgagacggagtcactcttgcccaggctggagtgcagtggcgtgatctcggctcactgcagctctgcctcctgggtttaagtgattctcctgcctcagccttctgagtagctgggactacaggcacctgccaccacacccggctaatctatttttttatttttagagacagggtttcatcatattggcctggctggtctccaactcctgaccttgtgatccgcctgcctcggcctcccaaagtgctgggattacaggcgtgagccaccatgcccggcctttttttttttttttttttttttgagacaaagtccccctctgttgccaggctggtagGCAGtggcatagctcactgcagactctatcactgggctcaagtaattctcccacctcagccttcccaggagctgggaccacaggcaagcacattttttgtagagatgagggtttgccatgttgcctgggctggtctcgaactcctgggttcaggaagtcctcctgcctcagcctcacaaagtgttgggattataggtgtgagtcgcCCTGCCTGGCTACAtgtttgtcattttttgtttacttgtttattgttgGCCTTTGCCACTGCAGCAGGTTGGAGAGACATTGGAACCACCcagagagcttttaaaaatgctgtttCCTGGGCACTACGAAAGACCAATTGAACCAGCATCCCTGGAGTTGGACCTGGGAACTGGTGTTGCTCAAATCTTCCCCTGGTGGTTCTCGTGTGCAGCGTGAGTTGagaacccctgcctcctggaagCTCTGTCTCGGCAGGACCATAGCCTAGGACTTGGCACAGGTGAGTGTAGGGACATAGGCAGCCGAAAGTGGCAAAAAGTGACCCTGGAAAGATGAAAATCACCAAGTGATAAGAGGACAAagagggctgggtacagtggctcatgcccgtaatcccagcactctgggaggccaaggtgggtggatcacgaggtcaggggttcgagagcagcctggccagcatagcaaaatcctgtctctgctaaaaatacaaaaattagctgggtatggtagcatgtgcctgtaatcccagctacttgggaagctgaactAGGAGAATTggttgaccccgggaggcagaggttgctgtgagctgagatcacgccactgcactttagccggggcgacagagcgagactccatctcaaaaaaaaaaaaaaaaaaagcacaaagaaagtTCTTAAGCCCAGTGGGTTGGCACACTCATCCCAGTGACTCAGGggagggctgaggcaagaggatctcttgagcccaggagtacaaagctgcagtgagctatgattgtgctactgcacactacagcctggacaacagagcaagaccctgtctctaaaaaaagaaagcgTTCTCAAAGCCCACTGAAAGAgaagataggccaggcacagtggctcacacctgtaatcctagcactttgggaggctgaggggggcaaattgcttaagctcaggagaccagcctgggtgacatggcgaaaccccatctctacaaaaaagctgggtgtggtggcacgtgtttGTCGTGCCAGCTAATCtcgaggttgaggtggaaggatctcttgagcctgcctaggaggcagaggttgcggtgagcagagatggcgccacggcacgccagcctgggtgacagcgtatgagaccctgtctcaaaaaaaagaaaaaaaaaaagataaaaatgaagacactggGGTAGTGGCTTGGGCCCAGGTGATCTCAAAAGCCCTTTCAGACAAAGGACAGTAAGTGGGGTGAAAGTGGCTTTGTTACAGAACTGTCCTAATCTAGTGTCTGGGATGTGTGCTGCCTTCCTCCAGCCACCTAGGCACCAAGAGGTTGCCCGTCGTTGTCCTCCAAAGTGGGCAAAATTAGTCCAAGTTCGTAAGTGTCTAGATGATCCCTAGCTGATCTTCATGCACGAATACGTAAAGCAAGTTCTAGGGTCCCTAACACCATAGCTTAAACGTCCAGCCTGTAGCACTTCATCTATAACCAACACATCAATATGGAAGAGACTCTGTTCTTAAGAACTCTTCTGGCCAAGAAAGACTATTTTTATGattccttttaacatttttttaattttttgttttgttttgtttgagacggagtctcgcttcatcgcccaggctggagtgcagtggcgccatctcggctcacagcaagctcctcctcccgggttcacgccattctcctgcctcagcctcccgagcagctgggactataggtgcccgccaccacgcctggctaattttgtgtattttttagtagagacgggatttcacgatgttagctgggatggtctcgatctcctgaccccgtgatccacccgcctcggcctcccaaagtgctgggattacaggagtgagccatcgcacctggccttttaaaatattttttttatttttttaatttttttaatttatgttttgttgttgttgagatggagtctcgctctgtcgcccaggctggagtgctgtggctggatctcagctcactgcaagctccgcctcccgggttcacgccattctcctgcctcagcctcccgagtagctgggactacaggcgcccgccacctcgcccggctagttttttgtattttttggtagagacagggtttcaccgtgttagccaggatggtcttgatctcctgacctcgtgatctgcccgtctcggcctcccaaagtgctgggattacaggcttgagccaccacgcccggccacagtTCAGTGAATCTTGACACTGACCATGTGATCACTTGTGCAAGGATGGGAAGGACTGGGGAAGTGGGTCACAGCAAGGAATTAAGCAGGCTAAGGGGAAGTAAAGCCACATTAccatctccttcctcctttcctttcctcactttGGACAGAAACATGGATACAGGGTACtatgtgtggtggtgcaggctGTTCACTGCACAAGGCATTTCACAGTGTCATCCACTGGGCAAGTGTGGCTGACATCCTGCACTCTGCTCACCAGCCAAGGAGTGACTGTCCCCAAGTCTAGGCTGGGGACAGAGAAGGCTTGGGTCCTACTAAGGGCTGGGAAAAACTCCAGTGTTGGGCCCCACGACACTTCCCCACCAGTGGTCCTTCTCTTACCTTGCTGGTGAGATTGGGCCTCTCTCATTTCCAGGTCATGGGTCAGTTCtggggggaaagaaaagaaaaggcagtttgtgtgtgtgtgtatgtgtgtgagacagagaaatCATGGAATAACAGCTCAGTAAGAGTGGCAATGAGGATCTTTAGAAGCCACTCCCGTACTATTTTACCACAACCTTGCTGGGGGAAGAGATGAAGAGATGTGTCCAGGGCATAGCCTGAACCTGGCCAGCTTGACTCCAAGCTCAGAAATCGTCCCAGCTCAAGCTTTACGCCTGGGTTTGGAGTTTAGTTCATCCCTCGTGGGACTGAGGAGCCTGGCTTGTTTCGGGGCTGGGGGACTATCTGCCCTTCCTGGGGTGATATGCCAGCCAATCAGAGCAGTTCTGGAGGACCCTTGCTGTGCAGGGCTTTGACCCTTTCGTGTTTAGCTGATGGCTGCTGGAGTGTCCAGAACTGCTTGGTGGCACTGGAGGCAGGCTCAGGGCAGTGGCTGCTTATCTGTCTGGACGCTTGCTTTTCACTATTTTGACAGCCAGTACCGTCCAGCCTGTGTTACTGTCTGAACATCAGCGCTGCCCCTTCCCAAGCCCCAGTTCCACCATATTCCCCACGGCAGGGAGAGGGGCTCCGAGGAGGACAGTGCCGTCTAGTGATGGGGGCCTGGATTGGCATTGAGGGGATGGGGCGGGCAGGCTAGGAGCCACTCAAGGGCACTGGTGCAGGAGCAGTTTCCTCCTGGGTGCTGCAGCCCAGCCGTCACCCCTCTGCCTGCCTGTTCCCCCCAGTCTCCATTCCTTAGTGCCCTCCACTTCTCAGCTCAGGTGAGTCTGATAATTtttccagccccacccccactcccccaacTCCACCAGGGCTCAAGAACTGGTACAAAGGCAGAAGGAAGCCAGAAGTCACAGCTGCCTGTGATGCAGACTGACTCAGGGGCACCTGTGTACACCCGCAGGGACAGTCTGGTGCCCACGGGGAGGAGGTGTGAACCGGGGGTCGGGGGAGGAAGGCGGTGCATCTCTGGGACTGCCACCCAGCAGCGCCTTCAGGGGCCTTGTGACccctctgcccctcctcctcACTGCCCTCACCGGCTCTGCCAGAGACCCAGGGCTTTGCCAGAGGTGCCTTCTCTGGGGA is part of the Chlorocebus sabaeus isolate Y175 chromosome 16, mChlSab1.0.hap1, whole genome shotgun sequence genome and encodes:
- the LOC103242546 gene encoding coiled-coil domain-containing 92B, coding for MDTVSLEHQIQSVQRHISFLKKEQMALLRDLHLEILRLQKRCSELTHDLEMREAQSHQQEAASRELESKCRALESQLEARAAANAELRREVAQREALVSALRCSLRTEERRFLEELRRRSHRATVLGTELQKHTEAAAYLSCQLHAARQRLQAPRPGPGAAAEPRLRRRAPRARRPPAAHEATAKGPGRDWAAWDRGAGALDDTDPMPDPALFLRSARRPLRPSIRSPRQPPPQEPPDRAGPQPAPSPPCPPSAPGDPE
- the CCDC92B gene encoding LOW QUALITY PROTEIN: coiled-coil domain-containing 92B (The sequence of the model RefSeq protein was modified relative to this genomic sequence to represent the inferred CDS: deleted 1 base in 1 codon; substituted 1 base at 1 genomic stop codon), with protein sequence MSHCTQPSLSSYHLVIFIFPGSLFATFGCLCPYTHLCQVLGYGPAETELPGGRGSQLTLHTRTTGEDLSNTSSQVQLQGCWFNWSFVVPRKQHFXKLSGWFQCLSNLLQWQRPTINK